The sequence below is a genomic window from Oceanispirochaeta sp..
CAATTTTTCCAATCAGGTTTGCTGAATCATCCACGACTTCGAGGAGATTGGCATCCGATGATGAGACAGGATCCTTGTCGTAAACACCGTCAATGTCACTCATGATGAGGAGCAGATCTGCATTCCAGAGATTCGCTGTCAGAGCAGCCAGATTATCATTATCACCGATCTTGATTTCATCAACACTGACCGAATCATTTTCGTTGATGATGGGAATAACCCCCTCGTCCAGGAGTGTAAAAAGTGTGTTTCTGATATTCAAAGTTCTGTTGGGATCATTAAAATCTTCTTTTGTCAGAAGAATCTGACCAATAACAAATCCGTACTCTTTAAATTCTTTTCTATAGGAATCCATCAATTCAACCTGACCAATGGAGCACAAAGCCTGTTTATAATGAAGATCTTCTTTTCTATTCCATTTCCCCAGGGTGGAAACACCGGCTATCCGGGCCCCGGAAGAGACTATAATAACCTGACAACCCTGAGTCCTGAGTGTATTGATCTGTCCAGCCAGGTCCTTAAAGAAATCACGGTTTAATGTTCCGTCTTCCCGGGAAAGGGTATTACTGCCGATTTTTACAACGACTTTTCTGCTATTTTTGAGTACATCCTGGAGCATTAAACTCTCCTCTATTTTTTATGAAACTATCATAACAGATAAGGACCTGTCTACTGATTAAAGCTGATTCAGCTTGCCACGGAGTGGTTCAAAACTTATAATGATGAAACAATGAAAAAACGAATAGATTCCCTACTTCCTGAGGCTCTAATAATACAAGATCAACTGATAGAATGGCGGCGTCATTTCCATCAGCATCCTGAAACTGGATTGGAAGTCGCTGAAACGGCTTCATATATCAGAAAGATTCTGAAGAATCTTGATATTCCAATTCTTGAAAACACACCCGGGCATACGGTCATCGGAATGCTGAAGGGTTTAGATTCTCAGAACCCCCTTGGATTGAGAGCCGACATGGATGCTTTGGAAATACCTGAAAATACAGGTCTGCCCTATGCCTCCCTCAGAGAGAACACCATGCATGCCTGTGGACATGATGCCCATATGGCCATGCTTCTCGGTGCAGCGGTCCTCCTGGCGCAGTGGGGGGGCGATCTGCCCCAGGATACTTATTTTATTTTCCAACCCGGAGAAGAAGATCCCGGCGGGGCTCTTCCTATCATGAACTCTGGAGTCCTCAAACCCCTGAAGGGAATATTCGGAATACACATGGATCCAATTCAACCCTGCGGAACGGGGGGCATCAATAGTGATAAGGCCATGGCATCTACCGATTGCTTTCATATTGAACTCACTGGAATAGGAGGGCATGCCGCTCTCCCTCATCAGTCAGTGGACCCCATCGCCATAGCTGCCCAGGTCATCAATTCTCTCCAGTTTATCGTCAGCCGTCTTCTTGACCCTGTAGAGCCAGCGGTGCTGACTCTCGGCAGCATTAAGGGAGGATACAGGCCGAATGTGATCCCCGACTCGGTATCCATCTCCGGGACCTTCAGAACATTCTCGGAATCCATCCGGAAACAGATTCAGGAAGAGATCAGAAAAACACTGGAAATGTACTGCACCCGGTATGGAGCCACATTCTCTCTGGATATAATACCCGGCTATCCACCAGTTATTAATACTCCCGAAATGTGCGATTTTGTTCTTGAAACTTCCGCTTATGCAGGAACAGCCCTGGAGATACGGGAATTGGAGAAACCCAGAATGGCCGGTGAGGACTTCAGCTACTATCTCCAGGAGATTCCGGGGGCCTTCTATTGGTTAGGCTGCAGAAATGAAGAGACCCTCTGTTCGTTTCCCCTTCACCACTCACGTTTCAATCTGGATGAAAACGCTCTTCCTTTGGGGACTGCCATGCACTGCCTGTGTGCTCTGAACTTCCCCCGGGCCCTCACTCGTTTGGCGGTTTCCCATGAATAAAGTCCAATCCTTCTTTTCTGAGATTCAAGGCAGAATCTCTTTGATGGAAAAAACGGTTCTCTTTATAGGCGGCTTCAATCAGGATATTCAGACGGTACCATCATTCAGGGCTGTTCAGGGAGACTCCGTTCCGGGGCATATCAGCATCACAACAGGAGGAGTTGCCAGAAACATAGCCGAGAACTGCAGCCGCCTCGGTTTAAACAGCTCTTTGTTCAGCCTCTATGGAGATGACAGTTCCGGTGCAGTCATCCTGAAGGAGACTGCCAAGTCGGGAGTGAACACGGAACATTGCCTTTGTATTGAAGGAGAGCAAAGCTGCCGCTATTCTGCCTTCATCGATGAAAAAGGGGAAATGCTCTACGGAGTCAATGAAATGTCACTGATGAATAAAATGACTCCTGCCCTGATGGAATCAAAAAAAGAGATTCTTGAACATTCTGACGTTCTGGTTCTTGACGCCAATCTTCCTGAAGAAACACTAGGGTATTTGAATCGTTTATATTCAGGGAAAACATTATTTATCGATCCTGTTTCGGCGGCCAAAATCGGAAAATTAAAAGGGAATATGGGTTCTTCCTGTGTCATCAAACCCAATGTCATTGAGGCCGAAAAATATGCTGGTCTGAGGATTCTGGTAGAAGATGACTATTACAGGGCCATGAATGCCTTCCTGTCAGATGGTATATCACAGGTCTATCTATCAGCTGGTTCTCAGGGAATTTATTATTCAGATGGACAGAACAAAGGAAAAATGGGAGCGGTTCCCCTTCGAATCAATTCTGTTACCGGGGCAGGAGATGCAGCTTCGGCGGCCCTTGTTCTCTCTGTGATATTAAAGCTGAATATGATAGAATCTGCCTTCCTGGCAAATTTGGCTGCCGGTTCTTCTCTGCTCTGTTCCCAGTCGATCAACAGTGAATTATCTCTTTCCTATCTATTAAATCTCTGTAAGGAGTATCAATATGAATCAAAGCTATCTTGATGTAAAAGAAGAAGTGGCTCAGGCCATTGCGGAAGGAAAACCGGTTCTGGCTTTGGAGTCGACCATCATTTCCCATGGGATGCCCTACCCCGCAAATGTAGAGACCGCCTTGAAGGTCGAAGAAATCGTCCGCCAGGCAGGTGTTATTCCTGCGACTATCGCTATCATAGGCGGCCGATTAAAGGCTGGACTATCAGTGGATGAAATTGAGTATTTTGGGTTAAAAGGAACAGCAATTCCCAAGGCCAGCCGAAGGGATCTGCCTTACCTGGTCTCGACCGGCTCGGATGGAGCAACCACAGTGGCCTCGACCATGATCATAGCTGCCCTGGCCAATATACCCATATTTGCTACCGGAGGGATCGGCGGTGTCCATAGAGGAGCAGAAACCAGTTTTGATATTTCTGCAGATTTGCAGGAACTGGCTCATACAAAGGTTGCTGTAATCTGTGCCGGCGCTAAATCGATTCTGGATATCCCTTTGACTTTGGAATATCTGGAAACCCAGGGAGTTCCTGTCCTGGGTTACAGAACAGAAGAGTTACCGGCCTTTTATACACAAAGGAGCGGGTACAAGGTAGACTATGCCATGGAATCGGCGGAATCTATTGCTTCTTTAATGAAGGCCAAATGGAATATGGGACTACAGGGCGGGATTGTTATAGCGAATCCGATCCCTAAGGAGTATTCCATGAATCCCGAAGTCATCAATAATGTGATTGAGAAAGCCCTGAAAGATATGGCAAGTCTGGGAATCAAGGGAAAGAAATCAACCCCCTATCTTCTCTCCAGGATTGCTGAGCTTTCGGAAGGTAGCAGCC
It includes:
- the proB gene encoding glutamate 5-kinase; translated protein: MLQDVLKNSRKVVVKIGSNTLSREDGTLNRDFFKDLAGQINTLRTQGCQVIIVSSGARIAGVSTLGKWNRKEDLHYKQALCSIGQVELMDSYRKEFKEYGFVIGQILLTKEDFNDPNRTLNIRNTLFTLLDEGVIPIINENDSVSVDEIKIGDNDNLAALTANLWNADLLLIMSDIDGVYDKDPVSSSDANLLEVVDDSANLIGKIEIGKKGSFGTGGISTKIEAAMRVNEYGIPMILANGKKKNLISNLLNGSAKGTVFLP
- a CDS encoding M20 family metallopeptidase, translated to MKKRIDSLLPEALIIQDQLIEWRRHFHQHPETGLEVAETASYIRKILKNLDIPILENTPGHTVIGMLKGLDSQNPLGLRADMDALEIPENTGLPYASLRENTMHACGHDAHMAMLLGAAVLLAQWGGDLPQDTYFIFQPGEEDPGGALPIMNSGVLKPLKGIFGIHMDPIQPCGTGGINSDKAMASTDCFHIELTGIGGHAALPHQSVDPIAIAAQVINSLQFIVSRLLDPVEPAVLTLGSIKGGYRPNVIPDSVSISGTFRTFSESIRKQIQEEIRKTLEMYCTRYGATFSLDIIPGYPPVINTPEMCDFVLETSAYAGTALEIRELEKPRMAGEDFSYYLQEIPGAFYWLGCRNEETLCSFPLHHSRFNLDENALPLGTAMHCLCALNFPRALTRLAVSHE
- a CDS encoding carbohydrate kinase family protein, which translates into the protein MNKVQSFFSEIQGRISLMEKTVLFIGGFNQDIQTVPSFRAVQGDSVPGHISITTGGVARNIAENCSRLGLNSSLFSLYGDDSSGAVILKETAKSGVNTEHCLCIEGEQSCRYSAFIDEKGEMLYGVNEMSLMNKMTPALMESKKEILEHSDVLVLDANLPEETLGYLNRLYSGKTLFIDPVSAAKIGKLKGNMGSSCVIKPNVIEAEKYAGLRILVEDDYYRAMNAFLSDGISQVYLSAGSQGIYYSDGQNKGKMGAVPLRINSVTGAGDAASAALVLSVILKLNMIESAFLANLAAGSSLLCSQSINSELSLSYLLNLCKEYQYESKLS
- a CDS encoding pseudouridine-5'-phosphate glycosidase, coding for MNQSYLDVKEEVAQAIAEGKPVLALESTIISHGMPYPANVETALKVEEIVRQAGVIPATIAIIGGRLKAGLSVDEIEYFGLKGTAIPKASRRDLPYLVSTGSDGATTVASTMIIAALANIPIFATGGIGGVHRGAETSFDISADLQELAHTKVAVICAGAKSILDIPLTLEYLETQGVPVLGYRTEELPAFYTQRSGYKVDYAMESAESIASLMKAKWNMGLQGGIVIANPIPKEYSMNPEVINNVIEKALKDMASLGIKGKKSTPYLLSRIAELSEGSSLHSNVELVFNNVRLASEISQCYYSTP